One Streptomyces fagopyri DNA window includes the following coding sequences:
- a CDS encoding DUF5947 family protein, producing the protein MSAPTGARPATRGPGLRRFLTGREPRQERCGLCAVAVDEAHHRHLADTEKRAIVCACLPCALLMRQPGAAAAGRFRAVPDRYLTDPDHRLDDGAWEALQIPVGVAFFFRNAALDRLVALYPSPAGATESELDPAVWQTVLGGSRLAGLLEPDVEALLLRRVDGRVECALVPIDICYELVGRMRLLWQGFDGGAEARAALDTFFQRVGERTRNVGEESRP; encoded by the coding sequence GTGAGCGCGCCCACCGGCGCCCGCCCGGCCACCCGCGGACCGGGCCTGCGCAGGTTCCTGACCGGACGTGAGCCGCGCCAGGAGCGGTGCGGACTGTGCGCGGTCGCGGTGGACGAGGCCCACCACCGCCACCTGGCCGACACCGAGAAGCGGGCCATCGTCTGCGCCTGCCTCCCCTGCGCCCTGCTCATGCGGCAGCCGGGCGCCGCCGCCGCGGGCCGCTTCCGCGCGGTACCGGACCGCTACCTCACCGACCCGGACCACCGTCTCGACGACGGTGCCTGGGAAGCGCTCCAGATCCCGGTCGGCGTCGCCTTCTTCTTCCGCAACGCAGCGCTCGACCGGCTGGTGGCCCTCTACCCGAGCCCGGCCGGGGCCACCGAGAGCGAACTCGACCCCGCCGTCTGGCAGACCGTCCTGGGCGGCAGCCGACTCGCCGGACTGCTCGAACCCGACGTGGAGGCGCTGCTGCTGCGCCGCGTCGACGGCCGCGTCGAGTGCGCCCTCGTACCCATCGACATCTGCTACGAACTGGTCGGCCGGATGCGCCTGTTGTGGCAGGGCTTCGACGGTGGCGCGGAGGCCCGCGCCGCCCTGGACACGTTCTTCCAGCGGGTCGGGGAACGCACCAGGAACGTGGGGGAGGAGAGCCGGCCGTGA
- a CDS encoding nickel-dependent hydrogenase large subunit: MAPKTKAAGDGSGLMEMAWDPITRIVGSLGIHTKIDFKQKRVAECYSTSSVFRGYSVFMRGKDPRDAHFITSRICGICGDNHATCSVYAQNMAYGVKPPHLGEWIINLGESAEYMFDHNIFQENLVGVDYCEKMVKETNPGVLELAERTEAPHAGEHGYRTIADIMRSLNPLEGEFYREALQVSRYTREMFCLMEGRHVHPSTLYPGGVGTIASVQLFTDYLSRLMRYVEFMKRVVPLHDDLFDFFYEALPGYEEVGRRRVLLGCWGALNDPEYCDFTYANMTDWGRRMFVTPGIVVDGKLVTNDLTEINLGIRILLGSSYYEDWQGQEQFVTHDPLGNPVDPRHPWNQHTIPAPQKRNFDDKYSWVMSPRWFDGKDHLALDTGGGPIARLWSTALSGLVDTGYVKATGHSVVINLPRTMTKPETTFEWKIPRWSNALERNRARTYFQAYTAAVALHFAEKALEEVRAGRTQTWEKFEVPDEAVGVGFTEAVRGVLSHHMVIRDGKIANYHPYPPTPWNASTRDTFGTPGPYEDAVQNTPIFEENSPENFKGIDIMRAVRSFDPCLPCGVHMYVGGGKTVQKMHMPTGLSGLGG, from the coding sequence GGATCGTGGGCAGCCTGGGCATCCACACGAAGATCGACTTCAAGCAGAAGCGGGTCGCGGAGTGCTACAGCACCTCGTCCGTCTTCCGCGGGTACAGCGTCTTCATGCGGGGCAAGGACCCCCGTGACGCGCACTTCATCACCAGCCGCATCTGCGGGATCTGCGGGGACAACCACGCCACCTGTTCGGTGTACGCGCAGAACATGGCGTACGGCGTGAAGCCCCCGCACCTCGGGGAGTGGATCATCAACCTCGGCGAGTCCGCCGAGTACATGTTCGACCACAACATCTTCCAGGAGAACCTGGTCGGGGTCGACTACTGCGAGAAGATGGTCAAGGAGACCAACCCCGGTGTCCTCGAACTCGCCGAGCGCACCGAGGCACCGCACGCCGGGGAGCACGGCTACCGCACGATCGCCGACATCATGCGCTCCCTGAACCCCCTCGAAGGGGAGTTCTACCGCGAGGCCCTCCAGGTGAGCCGCTACACCCGCGAGATGTTCTGCCTCATGGAGGGGCGCCATGTGCACCCCTCCACGCTCTACCCGGGCGGCGTCGGCACCATCGCCTCCGTACAGCTCTTCACGGACTACCTCAGCCGGCTGATGCGCTACGTGGAGTTCATGAAGCGCGTCGTCCCCCTGCACGACGACCTCTTCGACTTCTTCTACGAGGCCCTGCCCGGGTACGAGGAAGTGGGACGCCGGCGGGTACTGCTCGGCTGCTGGGGCGCGCTCAACGACCCCGAGTACTGCGACTTCACCTACGCCAACATGACCGACTGGGGCCGGCGGATGTTCGTCACGCCCGGCATCGTCGTCGACGGCAAACTCGTCACCAACGACCTCACCGAGATCAACCTCGGCATCCGCATCCTGCTGGGCAGTTCCTACTACGAGGACTGGCAGGGCCAGGAGCAGTTCGTCACCCACGACCCGCTCGGCAACCCGGTCGACCCGCGGCACCCGTGGAACCAGCACACCATCCCGGCCCCGCAGAAGCGCAACTTCGACGACAAGTACAGCTGGGTCATGTCACCCCGCTGGTTCGACGGCAAGGACCACCTGGCCCTGGACACCGGCGGCGGCCCCATCGCCCGACTGTGGTCCACCGCCCTGTCCGGCCTCGTCGACACGGGTTACGTCAAGGCCACCGGGCACAGCGTCGTCATCAACCTGCCCCGCACGATGACGAAGCCGGAGACCACCTTCGAGTGGAAGATCCCGCGCTGGAGCAACGCGCTGGAGCGCAACCGCGCCCGCACCTACTTCCAGGCCTACACCGCCGCCGTCGCGCTGCACTTCGCGGAGAAGGCCCTGGAGGAGGTCCGCGCCGGACGCACCCAGACCTGGGAGAAGTTCGAGGTGCCCGACGAGGCCGTCGGAGTCGGCTTCACCGAGGCGGTCCGCGGCGTCCTCTCCCACCACATGGTGATCCGCGACGGCAAGATCGCCAACTACCACCCGTACCCGCCCACCCCGTGGAACGCCAGCACCCGGGACACCTTCGGCACCCCCGGCCCGTACGAGGACGCCGTGCAGAACACCCCGATCTTCGAGGAGAACTCCCCGGAGAACTTCAAGGGCATCGACATCATGCGCGCCGTCCGCAGCTTCGACCCCTGCCTGCCGTGCGGCGTCCACATGTACGTGGGCGGCGGCAAGACCGTACAGAAGATGCACATGCCCACCGGACTGAGCGGACTGGGCGGATGA
- a CDS encoding DUF6084 family protein encodes MTEFSFTCTGVRADRFAAGPTLVFRLRVTASGDEPVHAVALRCQIRIEPARRGYEPAEADALADLFGERSRWGSTLQPVQFAQVSLMVPAFTGETEADLVVPCTYDMDIAATRYFDALTDGEVPLLMLFSGTAFTGAGGFRVEPVPWDREAVFRMPVTTWREMVEQHFPGCGWIRLPHDTMDALLAFRSRGALPSWDATVRALLGEGTGTDPGTPRPASTLTRITGRTAP; translated from the coding sequence GTGACCGAGTTCTCCTTCACCTGCACCGGCGTGCGCGCCGACCGGTTCGCCGCCGGACCGACCCTCGTCTTCCGGCTGCGCGTCACCGCCTCCGGCGACGAACCGGTGCACGCCGTCGCGCTGCGCTGCCAGATCCGCATCGAACCCGCCCGGCGCGGCTACGAGCCCGCCGAGGCCGACGCGCTCGCCGACCTCTTCGGCGAGCGCTCCCGCTGGGGCAGCACCCTCCAGCCGGTGCAGTTCGCACAGGTGTCCCTCATGGTCCCCGCCTTCACCGGGGAGACCGAGGCGGACCTCGTCGTGCCCTGCACCTACGACATGGACATCGCCGCGACCCGCTACTTCGACGCCCTCACCGACGGCGAGGTCCCGCTCCTGATGCTCTTCTCCGGCACCGCGTTCACCGGAGCGGGCGGCTTCCGCGTCGAGCCCGTCCCGTGGGACCGCGAGGCCGTCTTCCGGATGCCCGTCACCACCTGGCGGGAGATGGTCGAACAGCACTTCCCCGGCTGCGGCTGGATCCGGCTGCCCCACGACACCATGGACGCCCTGCTCGCCTTCCGCTCCCGCGGGGCGCTGCCGTCCTGGGACGCGACCGTACGGGCCCTGCTCGGCGAAGGCACCGGCACGGATCCCGGCACACCCCGGCCCGCCTCCACCCTCACCCGCATCACCGGAAGGACCGCTCCGTGA